The following proteins are co-located in the Verrucomicrobiota bacterium genome:
- a CDS encoding elongation factor G — protein sequence MKDYAPKDIRNFAIVGHASSGKTLLSEAMLACCGVINRMGSITGGTTVSDYHDSEKNRQISTHASLLHADWLGRKLNIIDCPGYSDFIAEGLGALRVGDFALVVVHAVHGVGVGTDAVWKYATQSGLPKFIVVNALDKENANFDQVLAQLREHYGARVFPLNLPLNAGPGFNQLLDVIRSEVTTYAGDRSGKFTEAPAAGAHAEQVKALHQQLIEYIAEADDSLMEKFFEQGGLSEDDMRAGLHAAVQKQAFIPVFCTAAEPNVGVMRLLDVIAKYGSSPVDRANVPATDAAGKAIETRLTDSEPVLYVWKTMAEASFGELSFFRLYAGAVQFGSELYNSERRHTEKVGQIYLLNGRNRESVPKVGAGDIAAVVKLRGTNTGDTLSSPARPVTLPRVVYPKPTIHSALRLKVKGEEDKVAQGLTALQHEDPTFHFHVDGELHQTVLSAQGELHLDVLIDRLRRRYKVEVELVQPRIPFRETIKARADSKYRHKKQTGGSGQFAEVWMRIEPRVRNSGLEFTQSLTGQNVDRTFVPSVEKGVNSACKEGILAGYRIVDLKVDFYDGKMHPVDSNDISFQLAGKEAFREAFQNARPCLLEPIHKLEITVPDDALGKIIGDLSSRRGRIMGMDADGSFQVVKATVPAVELYHYGTVLRSLTGGRSAHVEEFSHYEEMPREMEAKTVDEAKKLKAGAAPA from the coding sequence GTGAAAGACTACGCACCCAAGGACATCCGGAACTTCGCCATCGTCGGGCACGCTTCGTCCGGCAAGACGCTGCTCTCGGAGGCGATGCTGGCGTGCTGCGGCGTCATCAACCGCATGGGCTCGATCACCGGGGGAACCACGGTGAGCGATTACCATGACAGCGAGAAGAACCGGCAGATTTCCACGCACGCATCGCTGCTGCATGCCGACTGGCTCGGGCGCAAACTCAACATCATTGATTGTCCCGGCTACTCGGACTTCATCGCGGAGGGGCTCGGGGCGCTGCGGGTCGGGGACTTCGCGCTCGTGGTCGTGCACGCCGTGCACGGTGTCGGAGTGGGCACCGACGCGGTGTGGAAATACGCCACGCAGTCCGGCCTGCCGAAGTTCATCGTGGTCAACGCGCTGGACAAGGAGAACGCGAACTTCGACCAGGTCCTGGCGCAGTTGCGTGAGCATTATGGGGCGCGTGTATTCCCGCTGAACCTCCCGCTGAACGCCGGGCCGGGCTTCAACCAGCTTCTCGATGTCATCCGCTCGGAGGTCACCACCTATGCAGGCGACCGCAGCGGCAAGTTCACCGAGGCGCCGGCGGCCGGGGCGCACGCGGAGCAGGTCAAGGCACTTCACCAGCAACTCATCGAATACATCGCCGAGGCGGACGACTCGCTCATGGAGAAGTTCTTCGAGCAGGGCGGCCTGAGCGAGGACGACATGCGCGCGGGCCTGCACGCCGCAGTGCAGAAACAAGCGTTCATCCCGGTGTTTTGCACCGCGGCCGAGCCCAACGTCGGCGTCATGCGCCTGCTCGATGTGATTGCCAAATACGGCTCGTCCCCCGTGGACCGCGCGAACGTCCCGGCGACGGACGCCGCGGGGAAGGCCATCGAGACCCGCCTCACCGACAGCGAACCCGTGCTCTACGTGTGGAAGACCATGGCCGAGGCCTCGTTCGGAGAGCTGTCCTTCTTCCGCCTCTACGCCGGCGCGGTGCAGTTCGGGTCGGAGCTTTACAACAGCGAGCGGCGGCACACGGAGAAGGTCGGCCAGATTTACCTGTTGAACGGGCGCAACCGCGAGTCCGTCCCCAAGGTCGGCGCGGGCGACATCGCGGCGGTCGTGAAACTTCGCGGCACGAACACCGGCGACACGTTGTCGAGCCCCGCGCGACCGGTCACATTGCCGCGCGTCGTCTACCCCAAGCCCACGATTCACTCGGCCCTTCGCCTCAAGGTCAAGGGCGAGGAGGACAAGGTCGCGCAAGGACTCACGGCGTTGCAGCACGAGGACCCGACGTTTCATTTCCACGTGGACGGCGAGCTGCACCAGACCGTGCTTTCGGCGCAAGGGGAGCTGCACCTCGATGTGTTGATCGACCGGCTCAGGCGCCGATACAAGGTCGAGGTGGAGCTCGTCCAGCCGCGCATTCCCTTCCGCGAAACCATCAAGGCGAGGGCCGACTCCAAATATCGCCACAAGAAACAGACCGGCGGCTCCGGCCAGTTCGCGGAAGTCTGGATGCGCATCGAGCCGCGCGTGCGCAACTCCGGCCTTGAATTCACCCAGTCGCTCACCGGGCAAAACGTGGACCGGACATTCGTTCCAAGCGTCGAGAAGGGCGTGAACTCAGCATGCAAGGAAGGCATCCTCGCGGGCTACCGCATCGTGGACCTGAAGGTGGACTTCTACGACGGCAAGATGCACCCGGTGGACTCGAACGACATTTCATTCCAACTCGCGGGAAAGGAAGCGTTCCGCGAGGCATTCCAGAACGCGCGGCCGTGCCTGCTCGAACCCATCCACAAACTCGAGATCACCGTGCCCGACGACGCGCTCGGCAAAATCATCGGCGACCTTTCGAGCCGGCGCGGACGGATCATGGGCATGGACGCGGACGGCAGTTTCCAAGTCGTAAAAGCCACCGTGCCCGCGGTGGAACTCTACCACTACGGCACCGTGCTGCGTTCGCTGACCGGCGGACGGAGCGCCCACGTCGAGGAATTCAGCCACTACGAAGAGATGCCGCGCGAAATGGAAGCGAAGACGGTGGACGAGGCGAAGAAGCTCAAAGCCGGCGCGGCGCCGGCCTGA
- a CDS encoding DUF1549 domain-containing protein, which produces MKRWSPALWLLWLMPACAADVDFLHDIVPVLRQHCAECHTGDKKKGGLSMNTRESLLKGGESGAVLVPGDSRKSRLLTALRSTDPDTQMPPKGARVPADKIELIKRWIDSGAAWMEGFAFRKPAYEPPLHPRRPDLPRVVSGRTNAIDRILDAHIAKQKLKRTAPLDDATFARRLHLDLHGLLPEPAALEKFLADKRPDRRAILVRELLANDVAYAEHWLTFWNDLLRNDYGGTGFITGGRKQISKWLYRALVDNLPYDQFARELLAPGPETEGFTAGIKWRGDVSAGQTVEIQFAQSVGQTFLGINLKCASCHDSFIDRWKLEEAYGLAAIYSAKPLTIHRCDKPLGTTASAAWLFPELGKIDPDKPQPERLKQLAALMTHPENGRFSRTVVNRLWHRLMGRGIVHPTDAMQTEPWNADLLDQLAVHLADSRFDIKKVLELIATSHAYQSVAQVVARDADDRGYVYAGPRAKRLTAEQFVDTVWQLTGTAPARFDAPVLRGKADAELLRSLQLAGKWVWSRADASNAAPGETITLRRKFNLRAAPVRAGASISVDNSYTLFVNGQNAGSGDQWDQPDGVSFANRLRAGANEILLVAKNGGNAPNPAAAFFEARLTFADGASETIATDESWDCTKSQPDARGKFKAEPDDFKPVVEVAGGWGQRVGGPLKSMLAQAALTDLPMVRAGLLKSDFLMRTLGRPNRDQIVSVRPNELSTLEAIDLANGEVLAGTLERGAKSLLARHWDSPDALPRWLYTFALSRKPTADELKLVRAALGPKPTEQDVADLLWSLVMLPEFSLVR; this is translated from the coding sequence TTGAAGCGATGGTCGCCGGCGCTGTGGTTGCTCTGGCTCATGCCGGCTTGCGCGGCCGACGTGGACTTCTTGCACGACATCGTCCCGGTGCTGCGCCAGCATTGCGCCGAATGCCACACCGGCGACAAGAAGAAGGGCGGCCTCTCGATGAACACCCGCGAGTCGCTGCTCAAGGGCGGCGAGTCCGGCGCGGTGCTCGTCCCGGGCGACAGCAGGAAGAGTCGATTGCTGACGGCGCTTCGTTCCACGGACCCCGACACGCAGATGCCGCCGAAGGGAGCGCGCGTGCCTGCGGACAAGATCGAGTTGATCAAGCGCTGGATTGATTCGGGCGCCGCGTGGATGGAGGGGTTCGCCTTCAGGAAGCCGGCCTACGAGCCGCCATTGCATCCGCGCCGGCCCGACCTGCCGCGGGTCGTTTCCGGACGCACGAATGCGATCGACCGCATCCTCGACGCCCACATCGCAAAACAGAAGCTCAAGCGCACCGCGCCGCTGGACGACGCGACGTTCGCGCGCCGCCTGCACCTCGACTTGCATGGCCTGCTGCCGGAACCGGCGGCGCTGGAGAAATTCCTGGCGGACAAGCGCCCCGACCGCCGGGCCATCCTCGTGCGTGAATTGCTGGCAAACGATGTCGCCTACGCCGAGCACTGGCTGACGTTCTGGAACGACCTCCTCCGAAACGACTACGGCGGCACGGGCTTCATCACAGGCGGCCGCAAGCAAATCAGCAAGTGGCTCTATCGCGCGCTCGTGGACAACCTGCCTTACGACCAGTTTGCGCGGGAGTTGCTCGCGCCGGGGCCGGAGACCGAGGGGTTCACCGCCGGCATCAAGTGGCGCGGTGACGTGAGCGCGGGACAGACCGTCGAGATTCAATTCGCGCAGTCGGTCGGCCAGACGTTCCTCGGGATCAACCTCAAGTGCGCGTCGTGCCACGACAGCTTCATCGACCGCTGGAAGTTGGAGGAGGCCTATGGGCTGGCGGCGATCTACTCGGCCAAGCCGCTCACCATTCATCGGTGTGACAAACCCCTCGGCACGACGGCGTCGGCCGCGTGGCTCTTCCCCGAACTCGGCAAGATTGATCCGGACAAGCCCCAGCCCGAGCGACTCAAGCAACTGGCCGCGTTGATGACGCATCCGGAGAACGGCCGTTTCTCCCGCACGGTCGTCAACCGGCTCTGGCACCGGCTCATGGGGCGCGGCATCGTGCACCCGACGGACGCGATGCAGACGGAACCGTGGAACGCGGATCTCCTCGACCAGCTCGCCGTGCACCTCGCGGACTCCAGGTTCGACATCAAGAAAGTGCTCGAACTCATCGCGACCTCGCACGCGTATCAATCCGTGGCGCAGGTCGTGGCCCGGGACGCGGATGATCGTGGATACGTCTACGCCGGGCCGCGAGCCAAGCGGCTCACCGCGGAGCAATTTGTCGACACGGTCTGGCAACTCACCGGCACTGCGCCCGCGCGCTTCGACGCACCGGTCTTGCGCGGCAAGGCGGATGCGGAACTGCTGCGGAGCCTCCAACTCGCGGGCAAGTGGGTGTGGTCGCGCGCGGACGCGTCGAACGCCGCGCCCGGCGAGACGATCACGCTGCGACGGAAGTTCAACCTCCGCGCCGCGCCCGTCCGCGCGGGCGCGAGCATCTCGGTGGACAACAGCTACACGCTCTTCGTCAACGGGCAGAATGCCGGCAGCGGCGACCAGTGGGATCAGCCCGACGGCGTGTCCTTCGCCAACCGGCTTCGCGCCGGAGCCAACGAAATCCTCCTCGTCGCGAAGAACGGGGGCAACGCTCCCAATCCCGCCGCTGCGTTCTTCGAGGCCCGGCTCACGTTTGCCGACGGCGCGAGCGAGACCATCGCGACGGACGAATCGTGGGACTGCACGAAATCGCAACCGGACGCGCGCGGGAAGTTCAAGGCGGAGCCCGACGACTTCAAGCCCGTGGTCGAAGTCGCGGGCGGGTGGGGCCAGCGGGTCGGCGGGCCGCTCAAGTCCATGCTCGCACAGGCCGCGCTCACGGACTTGCCGATGGTCCGCGCCGGTTTGCTCAAGAGCGATTTTCTCATGCGCACGCTCGGACGGCCGAACCGCGACCAGATCGTCAGCGTGCGGCCGAATGAACTCAGCACACTCGAGGCGATTGACCTGGCCAACGGCGAGGTGCTCGCGGGAACGCTCGAGCGCGGTGCGAAGTCGCTTCTCGCCCGCCATTGGGATTCGCCGGACGCGCTCCCGCGGTGGCTCTATACGTTCGCGCTGTCCCGCAAGCCGACGGCTGACGAACTCAAGCTCGTGCGCGCGGCGCTC
- a CDS encoding dihydroorotase, whose translation MSALLISNGRVIDPSTKFDATADVLISDGRIAAIGRDLARTSPQDAERMDATGLVVCPGLIDLHVHLREPGQSPKETIATGTRAAARGGFTSVVCMPNTSPAIDNAGTVALIKERAAREGLVNVFVTGAITKGLAGEELAPIGSLKSAGVVAITDDGHCVQNNELMRRAMEYARMFDLPVMDHCQDYLLVTEGVMHEGYWSTVLGLRGWPAAGEDAIVARNILLAELTGTRIHCQHLSSAASVRLIREAKKRGVPISGEACPHHFTLTDATVAGSEKFWAGDGAGVSGVGANGHLKPSWPPYDTNFKMNPPLRSAADREAVLEGLCDGTIEVLCSDHAPHSDYEKEVEFDNAPFGITGLENELALSLMQLHHSGRMSLPALIEKYTVAPARLLKLAKGTLAVGADADVTVMDPDREWTFRAEDTQSKSRNNPFHGWQLKGKATATVVAGKIVWRE comes from the coding sequence GTGAGCGCGCTTCTCATCTCGAACGGCCGGGTCATCGATCCCTCCACGAAGTTTGACGCGACCGCCGACGTGCTGATCTCGGATGGAAGGATCGCCGCCATCGGCCGGGACCTGGCGAGAACCTCGCCCCAGGATGCCGAGCGCATGGATGCGACGGGCCTCGTGGTCTGCCCCGGATTGATCGACTTGCACGTGCACTTGCGCGAACCGGGACAGTCGCCCAAGGAAACCATCGCCACGGGCACGCGCGCGGCGGCCCGCGGTGGATTCACGAGCGTCGTGTGCATGCCGAACACGTCGCCCGCCATCGACAACGCGGGCACGGTCGCGCTCATCAAGGAGCGCGCGGCGCGCGAAGGGTTGGTGAACGTGTTTGTGACCGGCGCGATCACCAAGGGCCTCGCGGGCGAGGAGCTCGCGCCGATCGGTTCGCTCAAGTCCGCGGGCGTGGTTGCGATCACCGACGACGGACATTGCGTGCAAAACAACGAGTTGATGCGTCGCGCCATGGAATACGCGCGCATGTTCGACCTGCCGGTGATGGATCACTGTCAGGACTACCTGCTCGTGACGGAGGGCGTCATGCACGAGGGCTACTGGAGCACCGTGCTCGGACTGCGCGGCTGGCCGGCCGCGGGCGAGGACGCCATCGTGGCGCGGAACATCCTGCTCGCGGAACTCACGGGCACGCGCATCCACTGCCAGCACTTGAGCAGCGCAGCCAGTGTGCGGCTGATCCGCGAGGCCAAAAAGCGCGGCGTGCCCATCAGCGGCGAGGCTTGCCCGCATCACTTCACGCTGACGGATGCCACCGTCGCGGGAAGCGAGAAATTCTGGGCCGGGGACGGCGCGGGAGTGTCCGGCGTCGGCGCAAACGGCCACCTGAAACCGTCATGGCCGCCCTACGACACCAACTTCAAGATGAATCCGCCGCTCCGCTCGGCCGCGGATCGCGAGGCCGTCCTCGAGGGACTTTGCGACGGGACGATCGAGGTGCTGTGCAGCGATCACGCGCCGCACTCTGATTACGAGAAGGAGGTCGAGTTCGACAACGCCCCGTTCGGCATCACCGGGCTTGAGAACGAACTTGCGCTTTCGCTGATGCAGCTCCACCACAGCGGGCGCATGTCACTCCCGGCGCTGATCGAGAAATACACGGTCGCGCCCGCGCGTTTGCTCAAGCTCGCGAAGGGCACGCTGGCCGTGGGCGCGGATGCCGACGTGACGGTGATGGACCCGGATCGCGAGTGGACGTTTCGCGCGGAGGACACGCAAAGCAAGTCGCGCAACAATCCGTTCCACGGGTGGCAGCTCAAGGGCAAGGCAACGGCAACGGTCGTGGCGGGCAAGATTGTCTGGCGCGAGTGA
- the hisS gene encoding histidine--tRNA ligase: MERLPGFRDFYPEPLPTADAWSADARRHIFDTWSAVARRYGFREYDGPPLEPLELYTNKSGAEIVAQLYNFNDKGDRAVALRPEMTPTLARMAAAHERNYKKPIKWFSVPQLFRYERQQKGRLREHFQLNCDIIGEKDPAADAELIALLVDSLRALGLTSEDFVVRLGSRNAWQEFFERGRTGAADAGEPSDAYAFYQAVDKLEREPEGSGEALAKLGFPPDQVKSFITSAEPTPELRAILHNVTARGLGDFVKVDYGVIRGLAYYTGPVFEAFDRKGEFRAICGGGRYDNLIKQVSGGKVDLPALGFGMGDVVLVELLKARGKLPKCDARCDVVVLVEEESLRAASLGVVQQLRDAGFSTEYSLTALKPDKQFKRALELGATHTVKLAPAAEGRLVARVKHLKSRDEREVAPAEVADSIRT; the protein is encoded by the coding sequence ATGGAACGCCTGCCGGGCTTCCGCGATTTCTATCCCGAACCGTTGCCGACGGCGGACGCGTGGAGCGCTGACGCGCGCCGGCACATCTTCGACACGTGGAGCGCGGTCGCGCGCCGCTACGGCTTCCGCGAATACGACGGCCCGCCGCTCGAGCCGCTGGAGCTCTACACCAACAAGAGCGGTGCCGAGATCGTCGCGCAGCTTTACAACTTCAACGACAAGGGCGACCGCGCCGTGGCGCTGCGGCCGGAGATGACGCCCACGCTCGCCCGCATGGCCGCGGCGCACGAGCGGAACTACAAGAAACCCATCAAGTGGTTTTCCGTTCCGCAGCTCTTCCGATACGAGCGCCAGCAGAAGGGCCGGCTTCGCGAGCACTTCCAGCTCAACTGCGACATCATCGGCGAGAAGGATCCCGCGGCTGACGCCGAACTCATCGCGTTGCTCGTGGACTCGCTGCGCGCGCTCGGCCTCACGAGTGAGGATTTTGTGGTGCGCCTCGGCAGCCGGAACGCATGGCAGGAATTCTTCGAGCGCGGACGGACAGGTGCCGCGGATGCTGGCGAGCCATCGGACGCGTATGCCTTCTATCAAGCCGTGGACAAGCTGGAGCGCGAACCCGAGGGCAGCGGCGAGGCGCTCGCGAAACTGGGCTTCCCGCCCGATCAAGTGAAGTCCTTCATCACGTCGGCCGAACCGACACCGGAACTTCGCGCCATCCTCCACAATGTCACCGCCCGCGGCCTCGGGGACTTCGTGAAAGTGGACTACGGCGTCATTCGCGGGCTCGCCTACTACACGGGCCCGGTGTTCGAGGCCTTCGACCGCAAGGGGGAGTTCCGCGCGATTTGTGGCGGCGGACGTTACGACAACCTCATCAAGCAGGTGTCCGGCGGGAAAGTGGACCTGCCCGCGCTCGGCTTCGGGATGGGCGACGTGGTGCTGGTCGAGCTGCTCAAGGCGCGCGGCAAGCTGCCGAAGTGCGACGCGCGCTGCGATGTGGTCGTTCTCGTCGAGGAAGAATCCCTCCGCGCGGCGTCACTCGGCGTGGTGCAGCAGCTTCGCGACGCGGGATTCAGCACGGAGTATTCACTCACGGCGCTCAAGCCGGACAAGCAGTTCAAACGCGCACTGGAACTCGGTGCGACACACACAGTGAAACTGGCACCGGCTGCGGAAGGCCGGCTCGTTGCTCGCGTGAAGCATCTGAAGTCGCGGGATGAGCGGGAAGTTGCCCCCGCGGAGGTGGCGGATTCGATCCGAACGTAA